In Haloplanus rubicundus, one DNA window encodes the following:
- a CDS encoding alpha-1 4-glucan-protein synthase, with protein MSQDVCVIVPTIREYECVRSYVANAADHGFDTDRLEFVLVTEDHCPTEEMAAMLDDLGVAGEVFDGSRREAWLEDHGVGDYDHLIPARSHAQTSFGLLYLWAHDHPYGVFIDDDTRPHETVDFFGTHLDNLTADRTVESVQSDENWVNVLYHDAENHGLYPRGYPYAAMDETIETGEREVDEVVASQGLWTNVPDLDAVRILMDGDLQGQAETRLTAADFGPDFVVEPGHYLTVCSMNLGFKREVVPAFYQCPMDDNEWSVGRFDDIWSGVFLKRAADVLGKDVLTGDPLCRHDKAPRSTFDDLHNEVAGLELNEHLWKLIDGAGADADTYAGVFEAMADALLDAEADYRNGDFLAYVGEHMHDWLACLDDLQSAERAVPADD; from the coding sequence ATGAGCCAAGACGTCTGTGTGATCGTCCCGACGATCAGGGAGTACGAGTGCGTGCGGTCGTACGTCGCGAACGCGGCGGACCACGGCTTCGACACCGACCGACTGGAGTTCGTGTTGGTGACCGAGGACCACTGTCCGACGGAGGAGATGGCGGCGATGCTCGACGACCTGGGCGTCGCGGGCGAGGTGTTCGACGGGAGTCGGCGCGAGGCGTGGCTGGAGGACCACGGCGTCGGCGACTACGACCACCTGATTCCGGCGCGGAGCCACGCACAGACGAGTTTCGGCCTCCTCTACCTGTGGGCCCACGACCACCCCTACGGCGTCTTCATCGACGACGACACGCGCCCGCACGAGACCGTTGACTTCTTCGGCACCCACCTGGACAACCTGACCGCCGACCGCACGGTCGAGTCGGTGCAGTCGGACGAGAACTGGGTGAACGTCCTGTACCACGACGCCGAGAACCACGGCCTCTACCCCCGCGGCTACCCGTACGCCGCGATGGACGAGACGATCGAGACGGGGGAGAGAGAGGTCGACGAGGTGGTCGCCTCGCAGGGCCTGTGGACGAACGTGCCCGACCTCGACGCGGTGCGCATCCTGATGGACGGCGACCTGCAGGGGCAGGCGGAGACGCGCCTGACGGCCGCCGATTTCGGCCCCGACTTCGTCGTCGAACCCGGCCACTACCTCACCGTCTGCTCGATGAACCTCGGCTTCAAGCGCGAAGTCGTCCCCGCCTTCTACCAGTGTCCCATGGACGACAACGAGTGGTCGGTCGGCCGGTTCGACGACATCTGGAGTGGCGTCTTCCTCAAGCGCGCGGCCGACGTGTTGGGCAAGGACGTGCTGACCGGCGACCCACTCTGCCGCCACGACAAGGCGCCGCGCTCGACGTTCGACGACCTGCACAACGAGGTGGCGGGGCTGGAACTGAACGAACATCTCTGGAAACTGATCGACGGCGCGGGCGCCGACGCCGACACCTACGCCGGCGTCTTCGAGGCGATGGCCGACGCCCTGCTGGACGCGGAGGCCGACTACCGCAACGGCGACTTCCTCGCGTACGTCGGCGAACACATGCACGACTGGCTGGCGTGTCTCGACGACCTGCAGTCGGCCGAGCGGGCGGTGCCGGCGGACGACTGA
- a CDS encoding ABC transporter substrate-binding protein produces MKENRSSRRRVLQLGGAAGLASIAGCSGLLGGGGGNGTNGGDGGGGTGGENVVGQIGSGRSPFGSRDISGGVSMAEMPDLSGELTLYSGRGEPLVGQLITFIEDLYPDLTIRPRYNSAAELVNQIETEGSGSPADVFYSVNAGSLGALKDRERTVELPTEVLDMVPDQFHDSDGTWIGTSGRARTIPYNTNELSDSDVPDDIFAFPETEAFRDAIGCAPTYSSFQAFITAMRVLNGEEETRQWLNGMLELGLDTNYADEFLVSQAVADGELRAGFANHYYIQRVLAGRPNAPIATAFTEGDAGAIFNVAGACVLDTASDTDLAANFVRHLLSAEAQDYFARETFEYPLVPGVEPIGRLPTIDELNPPEDLDLTQLSDLEGTVDLLRDVGVL; encoded by the coding sequence ATGAAGGAAAACCGTAGCTCCCGGCGTCGAGTCCTCCAACTCGGGGGCGCCGCCGGACTGGCATCGATCGCGGGCTGTAGCGGACTCCTCGGCGGTGGCGGCGGTAACGGCACGAACGGCGGCGATGGCGGCGGTGGCACCGGCGGCGAGAACGTCGTCGGACAGATCGGTTCCGGGCGCTCCCCGTTCGGCTCACGGGACATCTCCGGCGGCGTCTCGATGGCGGAGATGCCCGACCTGAGCGGCGAGTTGACCCTCTACTCCGGCCGCGGCGAACCGCTCGTCGGCCAACTGATCACCTTCATCGAGGACCTCTACCCCGACCTGACGATCCGGCCGCGGTACAACTCGGCCGCGGAGCTGGTAAACCAGATCGAAACCGAGGGATCGGGCAGCCCGGCCGACGTGTTCTACTCCGTCAACGCCGGTTCGCTCGGCGCGCTCAAGGACCGCGAACGGACGGTCGAACTCCCGACCGAGGTGCTGGACATGGTGCCCGACCAGTTCCACGACAGCGACGGGACGTGGATCGGCACCTCGGGGCGCGCCCGGACGATTCCCTACAACACGAACGAACTCTCGGACTCCGACGTCCCGGACGACATCTTCGCGTTCCCGGAGACGGAGGCGTTCCGCGACGCCATCGGCTGTGCCCCCACGTACAGCTCGTTCCAGGCGTTCATCACGGCGATGCGCGTGCTCAACGGCGAGGAGGAGACCCGGCAGTGGCTCAACGGGATGCTCGAACTCGGCCTCGATACCAACTACGCCGACGAGTTCCTGGTGAGTCAGGCCGTCGCCGACGGCGAACTCCGCGCCGGCTTCGCCAACCACTACTACATCCAGCGGGTGCTCGCCGGGCGACCGAACGCCCCCATCGCCACCGCGTTCACCGAGGGCGACGCTGGCGCCATCTTCAACGTCGCCGGCGCCTGCGTCCTCGACACCGCCTCGGACACCGACCTCGCCGCCAACTTCGTCCGGCACCTGCTGTCGGCGGAGGCACAGGACTACTTCGCGCGGGAGACGTTCGAGTACCCACTGGTGCCCGGCGTCGAACCCATCGGCCGCCTGCCGACAATCGACGAATTGAACCCCCCCGAGGATTTAGACCTCACTCAGCTGTCCGATCTGGAGGGGACGGTCGATCTCCTCCGGGACGTCGGCGTGCTCTGA